In Nicotiana tabacum cultivar K326 chromosome 19, ASM71507v2, whole genome shotgun sequence, one DNA window encodes the following:
- the LOC142173918 gene encoding premnaspirodiene oxygenase-like, translated as MYLHHKIDTIIENVINEHKQNLATGKFNGQLGGEDLIDVLLRLMKDGSLQFPITTDNIKAIFIDLFAGGTETSSSTVTWAMVEMMKNPSILIKAQSEVRDTFKGKETFDENDVEELKYLKLVIKETFRLHPPLPLLIPRECREETNINGYTIPLKTTIMVNVWAMGRDPKYWVDAESFKPERFQHSTMDFTDLGYIRF; from the exons ATGTATCTCCACCATAAGATAGATACTATTATTGAGAATGTCATCAATGAGCACAAGCAAAATCTTGCAACTGGCAAGTTCAATGGTCAGTTAGGAGGTGAAGATTTAATTGATGTATTGCTAAGACTTATGAAGGATGGAAGCCTTCAATTTCCAATCACCACTGACAACATCAAGGCCATTTTTATT GACTTGTTTGCTGGTGGAACAGAAACTTCATCATCAACAGTTACTTGGGCCATGGTAGAAATGATGAAGAATCCAAGTATACTCATCAAAGCTCAATCTGAGGTAAGAGATACCTTTAAAGGTAAAGAAACTTTCGATGAAAATGATGTAGAGGAGTTGAAATACCTAAAGTTAGTAATTAAAGAAACTTTTAGACTCCATCCTCCACTTCCACTGTTGATTCCAAGAGAATGTAGGGAAGAAACAAATATAAATGGCTACACCATTCCTTTAAAAACCACAATCATGGTTAATGTTTGGGCGATGGGAAGAGATCCAAAATATTGGGTTGATGCAGAAAGCTTTAAGCCCGAGAGATTTCAGCATAGCACTATGGATTTTACTG atCTTGGATACATCAGATTTTGA